From a region of the Balaenoptera ricei isolate mBalRic1 chromosome 11, mBalRic1.hap2, whole genome shotgun sequence genome:
- the TMEM14A gene encoding transmembrane protein 14A, whose amino-acid sequence MDLIGFGYAALVTFGSILGYKRRGGVLTLIAGLSVGFLAGCGAYRVSNDKRDVKLSLFTAFFLATIMGVRFKRSKKIMPAGLVAGLSLMMILRLVLLLL is encoded by the exons ATGGACCTGATTGGTTTTGGTTATGCAGCCCTGGTGACATTTGGAAGCATTTTGGGATATAAGCGGAGAG GTGGTGTTCTGACTTTGATTGCTGGTCTTTCTGTTGGATTTTTGGCTGGCTGTGGAGCTTACCGTGTCTCCAATGACAAGCGAGATGTAAAACTGTCCCTGT TTACAGCTTTCTTCCTGGCCACCATAATGGGGGTGAGGTTTAAGAGATCCAAGAAAATCATGCCAGCTGGGCTGGTTGCAGGTTTAAG CCTCATGATGATCCTGAGACTTGTCTTACTGCTGCTCTGA